A window of Nicotiana tabacum cultivar K326 chromosome 24, ASM71507v2, whole genome shotgun sequence contains these coding sequences:
- the LOC107817823 gene encoding uncharacterized protein LOC107817823 isoform X3 has product MSVDAEFPYGPSILTDEKLPEVGNSAAPCQNSSSNDAVVFTKETSNCPADNGQMKRNTVSEITGIEEMSGESGGSDKSNDDEKLSKGCAEDAKADGNNEDKLQSDQSENAENADSDGQGAPSMVTEIKGVSEIGGDFKGDVQLVCEESGQTAASTVIEIQAVEEIKGESTGSRKNDKSVDAEETDMNSSMAVNPVIETVGMEEMRGESSDPRRSNDDRSEESGEAENADSSCQRAPHSAMEMTALEKMGCLSSFVENSSGDRSQCDQSENAKNEDINGQEPPNMVTKIKGINEIGGDSDGDVKLACEESADTEKVESNGQASPSTVTEITAIEEIRPESNGLSKIDESVDAEKAGSNNSLSTDIVTEINELEDESNGAEKINNFSEITGIQVESNGAGEISDDKLACQESTNTEKGGDSNGDVKLVCEESSDTEKVESNSQAASSTVTEITTTEEIRPESNGLSKIDESVDVEKAGSNNSLPTDIVTEINELEDESNGAEKINNFSEITGIQVESNGAEEISDDKLACQESTNTEKGGDSNGDVKLVCEESSDTKKVESNIQAAPSTVTEITTIEEIRPESNGLSKIDESVDVEKSGSNNSLATNIVTEINGLEDESNGAEKINNVSEITGIQVESNGAEEISDDKLACQESTNTEKGGDSDGDVKLVCEESSDIGKVESNGQAAPSTVTEITAIEEIRPESNGLSKINESVDAEKAGSNSSLATDIVTEINGLEDESNGAEKINNVSEITGIQVESNGAEEISDDKLACQESKHTENADSQIQSVSNVVSEIKGTEDIEGESDVAEKRTDGNSTCGERKDAEAMNSGSPVYTGMSCNAEFSQSLSTFADSNFSEVGNYCASSTKDMSSNDAFGAKNEALYNCADDSQLGPNLVREGSGVENLEGVSNGADNSINNGILYENCADTEKSHIGSDNVGVHGDAEVPIDQSVLADVKLCEVGNSSASSIKDVCRDVVSGNTLNEPVHDSKMVPMPNTAIEFTGIKKEEGESSVADQTSDDKFLHESEDAEKPPSTNIDERMSGNAEICHDQATLADLELSVAGNTSAPSTRDVPSNDAVTFGNETLTRPIEIDQESANMSIEIAGAEETGGGSDRSNDDKLMCEQGGDAEISSTSDLLTTSAECSSVDAVAVRDMNASAAKGFNFLIRMPRFDDEKLRECIRVAELNVDEKTQHRDAFRQKIRNKRANCQTHGAEFEAAKTQERDARKQVRTKRAEISTLQDVIDKAKNAVAIDEIDNRICNMEHIIGHETLPLKEEKLLIREIKQLKQLRGQISSNIGRQDEVQKALDERDVNEEQLRILKKELDNLKIKASKAETIAMAASRKYEDESRKLKELQAQFKAADDIRQEAYEELRNLKKGFYEKNVHFRTYKDEATLASDHARKREMEALNHLCVNQVERYMELWNKNAEFRKEYIRCNTRSTLRRFGTLDGRTLGPDEEPTVLPSYMEQRVARLVARVDKVNFVSQAPVSQQEKQAVLLKDEIKDDKITLQAAEKMNPIEKMKEEAPKPIQREMSVVDEPKEAEQLQTAQELEAARKEEEQRKREEAARLKEQRRLEEIAKAKEALERKKRNAEKAQLRAELRAQKEEEQRLKEKEKRLRKKERKKGAVGETQTETNDGETALVSTSPRETVKEPEAAENPQTTTKKPQKPSQYTKQIKTKSTIPPPLRNRSRRKLQQWIWLTISCLVVIALFFLGNIGFFTNLKQRGSPRF; this is encoded by the exons ATGTCTGTTGATGCTGAGTTTCCCTATGGTCCATCCATCTTAACTGACGAAAAATTGCCAGAAGTGGGGAATTCAGCTGCTCCATGCCAAAATTCATCTAGCAATGACGCTGTTGTGTTTACAAAAGAAACTTCGAACTGCCCTGCTGATAATGGTCAAATGAAACGTAATACAGTGTCAGAGATAACAGGCATTGAAGAAATGAGTGGTGAATCTGGTGGTTCAGACAAAAGTAATGATGATGAAAAATTAAGTAAAGGATGTGCAGAAGATGCAAAAGCAGATGGCAACAATGAAGACAAGTTACAAAGTGACCAAAGTGAGAACGCTGAAAATGCAGACAGTGATGGTCAAGGGGCACCGAGCATGGTCACAGAAATTAAAGGTGTCAGTGAAATAGGAGGTGATTTTAAAGGAGATGTCCAATTAGTATGTGAAGAAAGTGGCCAAACTGCAGCTAGCACTGTTATAGAGATACAAGCCGTTGAAGAAATTAAGGGTGAATCTACTGgttcaaggaaaaatgataagaGTGTGGATGCTGAAGAGACGGATATGAACAGTTCAATGGCTGTCAACCCTGTTATTGAGACAGTAGGCATGGAAGAAATGCGAGGCGAATCTAGTGACCCTCGCAGAAGTAATGATGACAGAAGTGAAGAAAGTGGGGAAGCTGAAAACGCAGACAGCAGCTGCCAAAGGGCACCTCACTCAGCCATGGAGATGACGGCATTGGAGAAAATGGGATGTCTATCTAGTTTTGTAGAGAACAGCAGCGGAGACAGGTCACAATGTGACCAAAGTGAGAATGCTAAAAATGAAGACATTAATGGTCAAGAGCCACCCAACATGGTCACCAAAATCAAAGGAATCAATGAAATTGGAGGTGATTCTGATGGTGATGTCAAATTAGCATGTGAAGAAAGTGCAGATACTGAGAAGGTAGAGAGCAATGGCCAAGCGTCACCTAGCACTGTTACAGAGATTACAGCCATTGAAGAAATTAGGCCTGAATCTAATGGTTTAAGCAAAATTGATGAGAGTGTGGATGCTGAAAAGGCTGGCAGCAACAACTCACTATCTACCGACATTGTTACTGAGATCAATGAATTAGAAGACGAGTCTAATGGTGCAGAGAAAATTAACAATTTTTCTGAGATCACTGGAATACAAGTTGAGTCTAATGGTGCAGGGGAAATAAGTGATGATAAACTAGCATGCCAAGAGAGCACAAACACAGAAAAAGGAGGTGATTCTAATGGTGATGTCAAATTAGTATGTGAAGAAAGTTCAGATACTGAGAAGGTAGAGAGCAATAGCCAAGCGGCATCTAGCACTGTTACAGAGATTACAACCACTGAAGAAATTAGGCCTGAATCTAATGGTTTAAGCAAAATTGATGAGAGTGTGGATGTTGAAAAGGCTGGAAGTAACAATTCATTGCCTACCGACATTGTTACTGAGATCAATGAATTAGAAGACGAGTCTAATGGTGCAGAGAAAATTAACAATTTTTCTGAGATCACTGGAATACAAGTTGAGTCTAATGGTGCAGAGGAAATAAGTGATGATAAATTAGCATGCCAAGAGAGCACAAACACAGAAAAAGGAGGTGATTCTAATGGTGATGTCAAATTAGTATGTGAAGAAAGTTCAGATACTAAGAAGGTAGAGAGCAATATCCAAGCGGCACCTAGCACTGTTACAGAGATTACAACCATTGAAGAAATTAGGCCTGAATCTAATGGTTTAAGCAAAATCGATGAGAGTGTGGATGTTGAAAAGTCTGGTAGTAACAATTCATTGGCTACCAACATTGTTACTGAGATCAATGGATTAGAAGATGAGTCTAATGGTGCAGAGAAAATTAACAATGTTTCTGAGATCACTGGAATACAAGTTGAGTCTAATGGTGCAGAGGAAATAAGTGATGATAAACTAGCATGCCAAGAGAGCACAAACACAGAAAAAGGAGGTGATTCTGATGGTGATGTCAAATTAGTATGTGAAGAAAGTTCAGATATTGGGAAGGTAGAGAGCAATGGCCAAGCGGCACCTAGCACTGTTACGGAGATTACAGCCATTGAAGAAATTAGGCCTGAATCTAATGGTTTAAGCAAAATCAATGAGAGTGTGGATGCTGAAAAGGCTGGTAGCAACAGTTCACTGGCTACCGACATTGTTACTGAGATCAATGGATTAGAAGATGAGTCTAATGGTGCAGAGAAAATTAACAATGTTTCGGAGATCACTGGAATACAAGTCGAGTCTAATGGTGCAGAGGAAATAAGTGATGATAAACTAGCATGCCAAGAGAGCAAACACACTGAAAATGCAGACAGCCAAATTCAGAGTGTATCCAATGTGGTCAGTGAAATCAAAGGAACTGAAGATATAGAAGGTGAATCTGATGTCGCAGAAAAAAGGACTGATGGAAACTCAACCTGTGGAGAAAGGAAGGATGCTGAAGCAATGAATAGTGGCAGTCCAGTTTATACAGG GATGTCTTGTAATGCTGAGTTTTCCCAAAGCCTATCTACTTTCGCTGATTCAAACTTTTCTGAGGTGGGTAATTATTGTGCTTCAAGTACTAAAGACATGTCTAGCAACGATGCTTTTGGGGCCAAAAATGAAGCTTTGTATAACTGTGCTGATGATTCTCAACTGGGACCTAACTTGGTCAGAGAGGGTAGTGGAGTTGAAAATTTGGAAGGTGTATCGAATGGTGCGGACAACAGTATTAACAACGGAATACTTTACGAGAACTGCGCGGATACTGAAAAATCGCACATCGGTTCAGATAATGTGGG GGTGCATGGTGATGCTGAAGTTCCCATTGACCAGTCTGTTTTAGCTGATGTAAAATTGTGTGAAGTTGGGAACTCTTCTGCTTCAAGTATTAAAGATGTGTGTCGCGATGTTGTATCTGGAAATACTTTGAATGAGCCCGTTCATGACAGTAAAATGGTGCCCATGCCAAATACGGCTATAGAGTTCACTGGCATTAAGAAAGAAGAAGGTGAATCTAGTGTTGCAGACCAAACCAGTGATGACAAATTTTTACATGAAAGTGAGGATGCTGAAAAACCACCGAGCACAAATATTGATGAAAG GATGTCTGGCAATGCTGAAATATGCCATGATCAGGCTACTTTGGCTGACTTAGAGTTGTCTGTAGCGGGAAATACTTCCGCTCCAAGCACTAGAGATGTTCCTAGCAATGATGCTGTGACATTTGGGAACGAGACTTTGACTCGCCCAATCGAAATTGATCAAGAGTCAGCCAACATGAGCATAGAGATTGCAGGCGCTGAAGAAACGGGAGGTGGTTCAGACAGGAGTAATGATGACAAACTAATGTGTGAACAAGGTGGGGATGCTGAAATTTCAAGTACTAGTGATTTGTTGACCACTTCGGCTGAGTGTTCCTCTGTGGACGCTGTGGCTGTAAGGGATATGAATGCGAGTGCAGCAAAGGGATTTAACTTCCTGATAAGgatgccaagatttgatgatgaaaaactCCGAGAATGTATCAGAGTAGCTGAGCTAAATGTTGATGAGAAGACGCAACACAGGGATGCCTTTAGACAAAAAATCCGAAACAAAAGA GCCAATTGCCAAACTCATGGTGCTGAATTTGAAGCTGCCAAAACTCAAGAGAGAGATGCTAGAAAGCAAGTTAGGACAAAACGTGCAGAGATCTCAACTCTTCAAGATGTGATTGATAAAGCAAAGAATGCAGTTGCCATTGATGAGATTGATAATAGG ATTTGTAATATGGAACACATTATTGGGCATGAAACACTACCTTTGAAGGAGGAAAAGCTCCTAATTCGTGAAATCAAGCAACTAAAGCAGCTTCGTGGACAGATTTCATCCAACATTGGTAGGCAGGATGAAGTGCAGAAGGCTCTGGATGAGAGAGATGTAAACGAAGAACAATTGAGG ATCTTGAAGAAAGAACTTGATAACCTTAAAATCAAGGCCTCAAAAGCTGAAACGATTGCGATGGCAGCTAGCCGAAAATATGAAGATGAGAGTCGAAAGCTCAAAGAATTGCAAGCGCAGTTTAAAGCTGCAGATGATATCCGACAAGAAGCATATGAAGAATTGCGGAATTTAAAAAAGGGATTCTATGAGAAG AATGTTCATTTCCGGACATACAAGGATGAAGCGACTTTGGCTAGTGATCATGCACGAAAGAGAGAAATGGAGGCTCTTAATCACCTCTGTGTGAATCAG GTCGAAAGGTACATGGAACTTTGGAATAAGAATGCTGAGTTCAGAAAGGAGTACATCAGGTGTAATACAAGAAGTACGTTGAGGAGATTTGGGACCTTGGATGGTCGTACACTTGGCCCTGATGAGGAGCCAACTGTACTTCCCAGTTACATGGAGCAAAGAGTTGCTAGGCTGGTTGCTCGTGTAGATAAAGTTAATTTTGTGTCACAAGCTCCGGTCTCTCAGCAAGAAAAGCAAGCAGTACTTTTAAAGGATGAAATTAAGGATGACAAAATCACGCTGCAAGCAGCAGAAAAAATGAATCCGATtgagaaaatgaaagaagaagctCCGAAACCAATTCAAAGAGAGATGAGTGTGGTTGATGAGCCAAAAGAGGCCGAGCAACTGCAAACTGCTCAGGAGCTGGAGGCTGCTAGAAAGGAGGAGGAACAGAGGAAGCGTGAGGAAGCAGCCAGGTTGAAAGAGCAACGGCGGTTGGAGGAGATTGCAAAGGCTAAGGAGGCATTAGAAAGGAAAAAACGCAATGCAGAAAAGGCCCAACTGAGGGCTGAATTACGAGCCCAGAAGGAAGAAGAACAGAGACTGAAG GAGAAGGAGAAAAGGCTGCGGAAGAAGGAAAGGAAGAAGGGTGCTGTAGGTGAAACACAGACCGAAACTAATGATGGTGAAACTGCTTTGGTTTCCACCAGCCCGAGAGAAACTGTCAAGGAGCCGGAGGCTGCTGAGAATCCTCAAACGACCACTAAGAAGCCTCAGAAACCATCTCAATATACAAAGCAGATCAAGACAAAATCCACCATTCCTCCCCCGCTTCGCAACAGAagtagaaggaaattgcagcagtgGATTTGGTTAACTATTTCTTGCTTGGTTGTTATTGCTCTATTTTTTCTAGGAAACATTGGCTTCTTCACCAATTTGAAGCAGCGAGGAAGCCCGAGATTTTAG
- the LOC107817823 gene encoding uncharacterized protein LOC107817823 isoform X1, with the protein MSVDAEFPYGPSILTDEKLPEVGNSAAPCQNSSSNDAVVFTKETSNCPADNGQMKRNTVSEITGIEEMSGESGGSDKSNDDEKLSKGCAEDAKADGNNEDKLQSDQSENAENADSDGQGAPSMVTEIKGVSEIGGDFKGDVQLVCEESGQTAASTVIEIQAVEEIKGESTGSRKNDKSVDAEETDMNSSMAVNPVIETVGMEEMRGESSDPRRSNDDRSEESGEAENADSSCQRAPHSAMEMTALEKMGCLSSFVENSSGDRSQCDQSENAKNEDINGQEPPNMVTKIKGINEIGGDSDGDVKLACEESADTEKVESNGQASPSTVTEITAIEEIRPESNGLSKIDESVDAEKAGSNNSLSTDIVTEINELEDESNGAEKINNFSEITGIQVESNGAGEISDDKLACQESTNTEKGGDSNGDVKLVCEESSDTEKVESNSQAASSTVTEITTTEEIRPESNGLSKIDESVDVEKAGSNNSLPTDIVTEINELEDESNGAEKINNFSEITGIQVESNGAEEISDDKLACQESTNTEKGGDSNGDVKLVCEESSDTKKVESNIQAAPSTVTEITTIEEIRPESNGLSKIDESVDVEKSGSNNSLATNIVTEINGLEDESNGAEKINNVSEITGIQVESNGAEEISDDKLACQESTNTEKGGDSDGDVKLVCEESSDIGKVESNGQAAPSTVTEITAIEEIRPESNGLSKINESVDAEKAGSNSSLATDIVTEINGLEDESNGAEKINNVSEITGIQVESNGAEEISDDKLACQESKHTENADSQIQSVSNVVSEIKGTEDIEGESDVAEKRTDGNSTCGERKDAEAMNSGSPVYTGVDSVTSGKESTNNPVNDVQNVHNTVFETKCNEEIGSASNGDKDIDDKVMHQRDEESERLQSDGLASDGMSSDAEFSRDLCILADARLSEVENSFTSISRDMSSNDAIAWGNETCDSCISHGQSPVGMVQETIGKEVECESNGVDRSGDDKLMCEEIEDGKRFNCSSLAAEGMSCNAEFSQSLSTFADSNFSEVGNYCASSTKDMSSNDAFGAKNEALYNCADDSQLGPNLVREGSGVENLEGVSNGADNSINNGILYENCADTEKSHIGSDNVGVHGDAEVPIDQSVLADVKLCEVGNSSASSIKDVCRDVVSGNTLNEPVHDSKMVPMPNTAIEFTGIKKEEGESSVADQTSDDKFLHESEDAEKPPSTNIDERMSGNAEICHDQATLADLELSVAGNTSAPSTRDVPSNDAVTFGNETLTRPIEIDQESANMSIEIAGAEETGGGSDRSNDDKLMCEQGGDAEISSTSDLLTTSAECSSVDAVAVRDMNASAAKGFNFLIRMPRFDDEKLRECIRVAELNVDEKTQHRDAFRQKIRNKRANCQTHGAEFEAAKTQERDARKQVRTKRAEISTLQDVIDKAKNAVAIDEIDNRICNMEHIIGHETLPLKEEKLLIREIKQLKQLRGQISSNIGRQDEVQKALDERDVNEEQLRILKKELDNLKIKASKAETIAMAASRKYEDESRKLKELQAQFKAADDIRQEAYEELRNLKKGFYEKNVHFRTYKDEATLASDHARKREMEALNHLCVNQVERYMELWNKNAEFRKEYIRCNTRSTLRRFGTLDGRTLGPDEEPTVLPSYMEQRVARLVARVDKVNFVSQAPVSQQEKQAVLLKDEIKDDKITLQAAEKMNPIEKMKEEAPKPIQREMSVVDEPKEAEQLQTAQELEAARKEEEQRKREEAARLKEQRRLEEIAKAKEALERKKRNAEKAQLRAELRAQKEEEQRLKEKEKRLRKKERKKGAVGETQTETNDGETALVSTSPRETVKEPEAAENPQTTTKKPQKPSQYTKQIKTKSTIPPPLRNRSRRKLQQWIWLTISCLVVIALFFLGNIGFFTNLKQRGSPRF; encoded by the exons ATGTCTGTTGATGCTGAGTTTCCCTATGGTCCATCCATCTTAACTGACGAAAAATTGCCAGAAGTGGGGAATTCAGCTGCTCCATGCCAAAATTCATCTAGCAATGACGCTGTTGTGTTTACAAAAGAAACTTCGAACTGCCCTGCTGATAATGGTCAAATGAAACGTAATACAGTGTCAGAGATAACAGGCATTGAAGAAATGAGTGGTGAATCTGGTGGTTCAGACAAAAGTAATGATGATGAAAAATTAAGTAAAGGATGTGCAGAAGATGCAAAAGCAGATGGCAACAATGAAGACAAGTTACAAAGTGACCAAAGTGAGAACGCTGAAAATGCAGACAGTGATGGTCAAGGGGCACCGAGCATGGTCACAGAAATTAAAGGTGTCAGTGAAATAGGAGGTGATTTTAAAGGAGATGTCCAATTAGTATGTGAAGAAAGTGGCCAAACTGCAGCTAGCACTGTTATAGAGATACAAGCCGTTGAAGAAATTAAGGGTGAATCTACTGgttcaaggaaaaatgataagaGTGTGGATGCTGAAGAGACGGATATGAACAGTTCAATGGCTGTCAACCCTGTTATTGAGACAGTAGGCATGGAAGAAATGCGAGGCGAATCTAGTGACCCTCGCAGAAGTAATGATGACAGAAGTGAAGAAAGTGGGGAAGCTGAAAACGCAGACAGCAGCTGCCAAAGGGCACCTCACTCAGCCATGGAGATGACGGCATTGGAGAAAATGGGATGTCTATCTAGTTTTGTAGAGAACAGCAGCGGAGACAGGTCACAATGTGACCAAAGTGAGAATGCTAAAAATGAAGACATTAATGGTCAAGAGCCACCCAACATGGTCACCAAAATCAAAGGAATCAATGAAATTGGAGGTGATTCTGATGGTGATGTCAAATTAGCATGTGAAGAAAGTGCAGATACTGAGAAGGTAGAGAGCAATGGCCAAGCGTCACCTAGCACTGTTACAGAGATTACAGCCATTGAAGAAATTAGGCCTGAATCTAATGGTTTAAGCAAAATTGATGAGAGTGTGGATGCTGAAAAGGCTGGCAGCAACAACTCACTATCTACCGACATTGTTACTGAGATCAATGAATTAGAAGACGAGTCTAATGGTGCAGAGAAAATTAACAATTTTTCTGAGATCACTGGAATACAAGTTGAGTCTAATGGTGCAGGGGAAATAAGTGATGATAAACTAGCATGCCAAGAGAGCACAAACACAGAAAAAGGAGGTGATTCTAATGGTGATGTCAAATTAGTATGTGAAGAAAGTTCAGATACTGAGAAGGTAGAGAGCAATAGCCAAGCGGCATCTAGCACTGTTACAGAGATTACAACCACTGAAGAAATTAGGCCTGAATCTAATGGTTTAAGCAAAATTGATGAGAGTGTGGATGTTGAAAAGGCTGGAAGTAACAATTCATTGCCTACCGACATTGTTACTGAGATCAATGAATTAGAAGACGAGTCTAATGGTGCAGAGAAAATTAACAATTTTTCTGAGATCACTGGAATACAAGTTGAGTCTAATGGTGCAGAGGAAATAAGTGATGATAAATTAGCATGCCAAGAGAGCACAAACACAGAAAAAGGAGGTGATTCTAATGGTGATGTCAAATTAGTATGTGAAGAAAGTTCAGATACTAAGAAGGTAGAGAGCAATATCCAAGCGGCACCTAGCACTGTTACAGAGATTACAACCATTGAAGAAATTAGGCCTGAATCTAATGGTTTAAGCAAAATCGATGAGAGTGTGGATGTTGAAAAGTCTGGTAGTAACAATTCATTGGCTACCAACATTGTTACTGAGATCAATGGATTAGAAGATGAGTCTAATGGTGCAGAGAAAATTAACAATGTTTCTGAGATCACTGGAATACAAGTTGAGTCTAATGGTGCAGAGGAAATAAGTGATGATAAACTAGCATGCCAAGAGAGCACAAACACAGAAAAAGGAGGTGATTCTGATGGTGATGTCAAATTAGTATGTGAAGAAAGTTCAGATATTGGGAAGGTAGAGAGCAATGGCCAAGCGGCACCTAGCACTGTTACGGAGATTACAGCCATTGAAGAAATTAGGCCTGAATCTAATGGTTTAAGCAAAATCAATGAGAGTGTGGATGCTGAAAAGGCTGGTAGCAACAGTTCACTGGCTACCGACATTGTTACTGAGATCAATGGATTAGAAGATGAGTCTAATGGTGCAGAGAAAATTAACAATGTTTCGGAGATCACTGGAATACAAGTCGAGTCTAATGGTGCAGAGGAAATAAGTGATGATAAACTAGCATGCCAAGAGAGCAAACACACTGAAAATGCAGACAGCCAAATTCAGAGTGTATCCAATGTGGTCAGTGAAATCAAAGGAACTGAAGATATAGAAGGTGAATCTGATGTCGCAGAAAAAAGGACTGATGGAAACTCAACCTGTGGAGAAAGGAAGGATGCTGAAGCAATGAATAGTGGCAGTCCAGTTTATACAGG CGTTGATTCTGTCACATCTGGAAAGGAGAGCACGAATAACCCGGTTAATGATGTTCAAAATGTGCACAACACTGTCTTCGAGACTAAATGCAATGAAGAAATTGGAAGTGCCTCTAATGGTGACAAAGATATAGATGACAAAGTGATGCACCAAAGAGATGAGGAGTCTGAAAGATTGCAGAGTGATGGTCTAGCTAGTGATGG GATGTCCAGTGATGCTGAGTTTTCACGTGACCTGTGTATTTTAGCTGATGCTAGACTGTCTGAAGTAGAGAATTCTTTTACTTCGATCAGCAGAGACATGTCTAGCAATGATGCAATTGCGTGGGGAAATGAAACTTGTGATAGCTGTATTTCTCATGGTCAAAGTCCAGTGGGCATGGTTCAAGAGACCATTGGTAAAGAAGTAGAATGTGAATCTAACGGTGTGGACAGAAGTGGGGATGATAAATTGATGTGCGAAGAAATTGAGGATGGCAAAAGATTCAACTGCAGTAGTCTAGCTGCTGAAGG GATGTCTTGTAATGCTGAGTTTTCCCAAAGCCTATCTACTTTCGCTGATTCAAACTTTTCTGAGGTGGGTAATTATTGTGCTTCAAGTACTAAAGACATGTCTAGCAACGATGCTTTTGGGGCCAAAAATGAAGCTTTGTATAACTGTGCTGATGATTCTCAACTGGGACCTAACTTGGTCAGAGAGGGTAGTGGAGTTGAAAATTTGGAAGGTGTATCGAATGGTGCGGACAACAGTATTAACAACGGAATACTTTACGAGAACTGCGCGGATACTGAAAAATCGCACATCGGTTCAGATAATGTGGG GGTGCATGGTGATGCTGAAGTTCCCATTGACCAGTCTGTTTTAGCTGATGTAAAATTGTGTGAAGTTGGGAACTCTTCTGCTTCAAGTATTAAAGATGTGTGTCGCGATGTTGTATCTGGAAATACTTTGAATGAGCCCGTTCATGACAGTAAAATGGTGCCCATGCCAAATACGGCTATAGAGTTCACTGGCATTAAGAAAGAAGAAGGTGAATCTAGTGTTGCAGACCAAACCAGTGATGACAAATTTTTACATGAAAGTGAGGATGCTGAAAAACCACCGAGCACAAATATTGATGAAAG GATGTCTGGCAATGCTGAAATATGCCATGATCAGGCTACTTTGGCTGACTTAGAGTTGTCTGTAGCGGGAAATACTTCCGCTCCAAGCACTAGAGATGTTCCTAGCAATGATGCTGTGACATTTGGGAACGAGACTTTGACTCGCCCAATCGAAATTGATCAAGAGTCAGCCAACATGAGCATAGAGATTGCAGGCGCTGAAGAAACGGGAGGTGGTTCAGACAGGAGTAATGATGACAAACTAATGTGTGAACAAGGTGGGGATGCTGAAATTTCAAGTACTAGTGATTTGTTGACCACTTCGGCTGAGTGTTCCTCTGTGGACGCTGTGGCTGTAAGGGATATGAATGCGAGTGCAGCAAAGGGATTTAACTTCCTGATAAGgatgccaagatttgatgatgaaaaactCCGAGAATGTATCAGAGTAGCTGAGCTAAATGTTGATGAGAAGACGCAACACAGGGATGCCTTTAGACAAAAAATCCGAAACAAAAGA GCCAATTGCCAAACTCATGGTGCTGAATTTGAAGCTGCCAAAACTCAAGAGAGAGATGCTAGAAAGCAAGTTAGGACAAAACGTGCAGAGATCTCAACTCTTCAAGATGTGATTGATAAAGCAAAGAATGCAGTTGCCATTGATGAGATTGATAATAGG ATTTGTAATATGGAACACATTATTGGGCATGAAACACTACCTTTGAAGGAGGAAAAGCTCCTAATTCGTGAAATCAAGCAACTAAAGCAGCTTCGTGGACAGATTTCATCCAACATTGGTAGGCAGGATGAAGTGCAGAAGGCTCTGGATGAGAGAGATGTAAACGAAGAACAATTGAGG ATCTTGAAGAAAGAACTTGATAACCTTAAAATCAAGGCCTCAAAAGCTGAAACGATTGCGATGGCAGCTAGCCGAAAATATGAAGATGAGAGTCGAAAGCTCAAAGAATTGCAAGCGCAGTTTAAAGCTGCAGATGATATCCGACAAGAAGCATATGAAGAATTGCGGAATTTAAAAAAGGGATTCTATGAGAAG AATGTTCATTTCCGGACATACAAGGATGAAGCGACTTTGGCTAGTGATCATGCACGAAAGAGAGAAATGGAGGCTCTTAATCACCTCTGTGTGAATCAG GTCGAAAGGTACATGGAACTTTGGAATAAGAATGCTGAGTTCAGAAAGGAGTACATCAGGTGTAATACAAGAAGTACGTTGAGGAGATTTGGGACCTTGGATGGTCGTACACTTGGCCCTGATGAGGAGCCAACTGTACTTCCCAGTTACATGGAGCAAAGAGTTGCTAGGCTGGTTGCTCGTGTAGATAAAGTTAATTTTGTGTCACAAGCTCCGGTCTCTCAGCAAGAAAAGCAAGCAGTACTTTTAAAGGATGAAATTAAGGATGACAAAATCACGCTGCAAGCAGCAGAAAAAATGAATCCGATtgagaaaatgaaagaagaagctCCGAAACCAATTCAAAGAGAGATGAGTGTGGTTGATGAGCCAAAAGAGGCCGAGCAACTGCAAACTGCTCAGGAGCTGGAGGCTGCTAGAAAGGAGGAGGAACAGAGGAAGCGTGAGGAAGCAGCCAGGTTGAAAGAGCAACGGCGGTTGGAGGAGATTGCAAAGGCTAAGGAGGCATTAGAAAGGAAAAAACGCAATGCAGAAAAGGCCCAACTGAGGGCTGAATTACGAGCCCAGAAGGAAGAAGAACAGAGACTGAAG GAGAAGGAGAAAAGGCTGCGGAAGAAGGAAAGGAAGAAGGGTGCTGTAGGTGAAACACAGACCGAAACTAATGATGGTGAAACTGCTTTGGTTTCCACCAGCCCGAGAGAAACTGTCAAGGAGCCGGAGGCTGCTGAGAATCCTCAAACGACCACTAAGAAGCCTCAGAAACCATCTCAATATACAAAGCAGATCAAGACAAAATCCACCATTCCTCCCCCGCTTCGCAACAGAagtagaaggaaattgcagcagtgGATTTGGTTAACTATTTCTTGCTTGGTTGTTATTGCTCTATTTTTTCTAGGAAACATTGGCTTCTTCACCAATTTGAAGCAGCGAGGAAGCCCGAGATTTTAG